From the Aquitalea magnusonii genome, one window contains:
- a CDS encoding TIGR00730 family Rossman fold protein gives MKAVCLFCGSNKGNRPEYVAAAVNLGRTLAEEGITLVYGAGKVGLMGVAADAALAAGGKVIGVIPEFLKAKEVAHLGLTELHVTETMHQRKAMMASLADGFIALPGGFGTFDELFEILTWAQLSVHQKPVGLLDVAGFYQPLLTLAQHAVAEGFVPAGNMELFAHAPDVVTLLDVMRNYQPRQTVKWLDLEKT, from the coding sequence ATGAAGGCAGTGTGTCTGTTTTGTGGGTCCAATAAAGGCAATCGTCCAGAATATGTTGCTGCAGCCGTGAATCTTGGTCGCACGCTGGCCGAAGAGGGCATCACCCTGGTGTATGGTGCCGGCAAGGTGGGTTTGATGGGAGTGGCCGCCGATGCCGCGCTGGCCGCCGGTGGCAAGGTGATTGGCGTGATTCCGGAATTTCTCAAGGCCAAGGAAGTCGCCCACCTGGGTCTCACCGAACTGCATGTCACCGAAACCATGCATCAGCGCAAGGCAATGATGGCCAGCCTGGCAGACGGTTTTATCGCGCTGCCGGGTGGGTTTGGTACTTTTGACGAATTATTCGAGATTCTTACCTGGGCGCAACTGTCGGTACACCAAAAGCCGGTTGGCCTGCTGGATGTGGCTGGCTTCTATCAACCACTGCTGACGCTGGCGCAGCATGCTGTGGCAGAAGGCTTTGTGCCGGCAGGCAATATGGAATTGTTTGCCCATGCGCCAGATGTGGTGACGCTGCTGGATGTCATGCGGAACTATCAGCCGCGCCAGACCGTGAAGTGGCTTGATCTGGAAAAGACCTGA
- the pheA gene encoding prephenate dehydratase has translation MSEELLKQHRDAIDAIDAQILHLLNSRASHAREIGEIKGGGIIYRPEREAQVLRRIQQLNPGPLPNESVARLFREVMSECLALEKPLSIAYLGPEGTFTQLAAIKHFGHAARTVACASVDEAFRLVESRALDYVVAPVENSTEGAVGRTLDLMVSSPLRICGEVVLRIHHHLLRKQEGMNGITRVYAHAQALAQCHEWLNKNLPAHVERVSVASNAEAARLAGEDVNAAAIAGQAAAERYGLVKLAENIEDEPNNTTRFLVLGNQQVGVSGQDKTSIVVAAPNRPGAVHQLLAPVADNGVSMTKFESRPSRAGLWDYVFFIDMEGHHDDANVATALAGLSERTSFVKVLGSYPQAVL, from the coding sequence GTGTCAGAAGAACTGCTGAAGCAACATCGCGATGCCATCGACGCCATCGATGCCCAGATCCTCCACCTGCTTAACAGCCGTGCCAGTCATGCCCGTGAGATCGGAGAAATCAAGGGTGGTGGCATCATTTACCGCCCGGAGCGTGAGGCGCAGGTGCTGCGCCGCATCCAGCAGCTCAATCCGGGCCCCTTGCCGAATGAAAGCGTGGCGCGGCTGTTTCGCGAGGTGATGTCCGAATGCCTGGCGCTGGAAAAACCCTTGTCCATCGCCTACCTGGGGCCGGAAGGCACCTTCACCCAACTGGCTGCCATCAAGCACTTTGGTCATGCAGCACGCACGGTAGCCTGCGCCTCGGTGGATGAGGCTTTCCGCCTGGTGGAATCCCGCGCGCTGGATTATGTGGTGGCTCCGGTGGAAAACAGCACCGAAGGTGCGGTTGGCCGCACGCTGGACTTGATGGTCAGCAGCCCGCTGCGCATTTGCGGTGAGGTGGTGCTGCGCATTCATCATCACCTGCTGCGCAAGCAGGAAGGCATGAACGGCATCACTCGGGTGTATGCCCATGCCCAGGCGCTGGCGCAATGTCACGAATGGCTGAACAAGAACCTGCCGGCACATGTCGAGCGGGTATCGGTGGCCAGCAACGCCGAAGCGGCCCGTCTGGCAGGCGAGGATGTAAACGCCGCAGCCATTGCCGGCCAGGCCGCGGCCGAGCGCTATGGCCTGGTCAAGCTGGCGGAAAACATCGAAGACGAACCGAACAACACCACCCGCTTCCTGGTGCTGGGCAATCAGCAGGTTGGCGTAAGCGGTCAGGACAAGACCTCCATCGTGGTGGCAGCGCCGAATCGACCGGGCGCGGTACATCAGTTGCTGGCACCGGTGGCCGACAACGGCGTCTCGATGACCAAGTTCGAATCGCGTCCTTCGCGTGCCGGCTTGTGGGACTACGTTTTCTTCATCGACATGGAAGGGCATCATGACGATGCCAATGTCGCGACGGCGCTGGCCGGCCTGTCGGAGCGGACGTCCTTTGTCAAAGTGCTGGGTTCCTACCCGCAGGCCGTATTGTAA